Proteins encoded in a region of the Scomber scombrus chromosome 16, fScoSco1.1, whole genome shotgun sequence genome:
- the mindy1 gene encoding ubiquitin carboxyl-terminal hydrolase MINDY-1, with protein sequence MAESGSPLTIEPPPPLPTETVSKELMVTTTTDRSEVTAVVQKEEAPPPPQAPPPSTTEEESLSEGGARPGLDVDLEESSSVTAGGSDDQRASTDSASFSIPSLELSDGPTAAGNSLDVEDGLSSSYSALGVESCSPSTDAPHLKDEDQGHAGGAAAAPPAAAPAAPAPPAAPPAAPAPPAAPPAAAPPAASSSSTVAAAAAAAPEAGPSMPAYYLVKWITWKEKKTPIITQSENGPCPLLAIMNTLFLRWKAKLPAQTEVVTTEDLMAHLGECVLSVTPREKTDGMELNFQQNMSDVMAVLPKLSTGLDVNVRFTGVSDFEYTPECIVFDLLDIPLYHGWLLDPQSPEMVASVGKLSYNQLVEKIIDYKHSADSSRVSEGLVAEQFLESTATQLSYHGLCELNTTAKEGEISVFFRNNHFSTMIKHKGHLYLLVTDQGFLQEEGLVWESLHNVEGDGNFCDSEFRLCHPPQRAPPPPASVQDQQRQIDQDYLVAVSLQQQQGGAPGPLSDLELARQLQQEEYQQQQQQQQQQQQQQQLQGSQQPQQQGSQQATQQVRGQGSQQGGARRRDKDSDCVLL encoded by the exons atgGCGGAGTCCGGCTCGCCGCTGACCATCGAGCCCCCCCCGCCCCTCCCCACGGAGACCGTATCTAAGGAACTCATGGTTACCACGACGACggacaggtcagaggtcacagccGTCGTCCAGAAAGAAGAAGCTCCGCCCCCGCCTCAAGCCCCGCCCCCGtccaccacagaagaagagtcTCTGTCTGAGGGGGGAGCAAGACCAG GTCTGGATGTGGACCTGGAGGAGAGCTCCTCGGTGACGGCCGGCGGCTCAGACGACCAGCGAGCGTCTACGGACTCGGCCTCCTTCTCCATCCCCAGCCTGGAGCTGTCAGACGGGCCGACGGCAGCAGGAAACTCCCTGGACGTGGAGGACGGCCTGTCCTCGTCCTACTCTGCTCTGGGAGTGGAAAGCTGCTCCCCGTCCACAGACGCCCCCCATCTGAAGGACGAGGACCAGGGACACGCTG GGGGCGCtgcagctgctcctcctgcagctgctcctgctgctcctgctcctcctgctgctcctcctgctgctcctgctcctcctgctgctcctcctgctgctgctcctcctgctgcctcctcctcctccacggtagcagcagcagcagcggcagcccCGGAGGCCGGTCCGTCCATGCCAGCGTATTACCTGGTGAAGTGGATCACctggaaggagaagaagacgcCCATCATCACTCAGAGTGAGAACGGAccctgccccctgctggccatcaTGAACACACTGTTCCTACGCTGGAag gCTAAACTTCCTGCTCAGACTGAGGTCGTCACCACTGAAGACCTGATGGCTCACCTGG gAGAGTGTGTGTTATCTGTTACACCCCGAGAGAAGACTGACGGCATGGAGCTGAACTTtcaacag aacaTGAGTGATGTGATGGCCGTCCTCCCGAAGCTCTCCACCGGTCTGGACGTTAACGTTCGTTTTACCGGCGTTTCGGACTTTGAGTACACGCCTGAATGCATCGTGTTCGACCTGCTGGACATCCCACTGTACCACGGCTGGCTGCTAGACcctcag agtCCAGAGATGGTGGCTTCTGTGGGGAAACTGAGCTACAACCAGCTGGTGGAGAAAATCATCGACTACAAACACTCAGCTGACAGCAGCCGAGTCAGTGAAg gtctgGTGGCCGAGCAGTTCTTGGAATCGACGGCGACGCAGCTGTCGTATCACGGTCTGTGTGAACTGAACACGACGGCTAAAGAAGGAGAAATCTCTGTGTTCTTCAGAAACAACCACTTCAGTACCATGATCAAACACAAG GGTCACCTGTACCTGCTGGTGACGGATCAGGGCTTCCTGCAGGAGGAGGGTCTGGTCTGGGAGTCTCTCCACAACGTCGAGGGAGACGGAAACTTCTGTGACTCAGAGTTTAGGTTGTGTCACCCCCCTCAgagagcccccccccctccagccagCGTACAGGACCAGCAGAGGCAGATCGACCAG gactACCTGGTGGCCGTgtccctgcagcagcagcagggcggggCCCCGGGGCCCCTCAGTGACCTGGAGCTGGCCCGGCAGCTCCAGCAGGAGGaataccagcagcagcagcagcagcaacagcagcagcagcagcagcagcagctgcagggctcacagcagccgcagcagcagGGCTCACAGCAGGCAACACAGCAG GTCAGGGGTCAAGGGTCACAGCAGGGCGGAGCCAGGAGAAGAGACAAGGACTCAGACTGTGTCCTCTTATAg